The Parambassis ranga chromosome 19, fParRan2.1, whole genome shotgun sequence genome contains a region encoding:
- the ndufa4b gene encoding cytochrome c oxidase subunit NDUFA4, which translates to MSLLATVGKQLKSHPALIPLFIFIGGGATMSVMYLGRLALKNPDVSWDRKNNPEPWNKMEPTQQYKLFAINMDYSKLKKDRPDF; encoded by the exons ATGTCTCTGCTGGCTACAGTCGGCAAACAACTCAAGAGCCATCCCGCT CTGATCCCCCTGTTCATCTTCATCGGTGGTGGAGCAACCATGAGTGTAATGTATTTAGGCAGGCTGGCTCTAAAAAACCCTGATGTCTC ATGGGATCGCAAGAACAACCCCGAGCCCTGGAACAAAATGGAGCCCACTCAGCAGTACAAA cttttCGCAATTAACATGGATTACTCCAAGCTGAAGAAGGACAGACCAGATTTCTAA
- the cenpt gene encoding centromere protein T isoform X1, which translates to MDTTEDLSARVLLRNILSTEPPMTPITNSVPQGPNTNRQRRSNRLSQRDAQTPQDMLRRSLRQKLRESITRKSLPANKRRTTSTLRQPNKSATTSMLFNEGDTPRHILMNILQTEPVKSPVVHEKGAPEDSEAPSTSSISSIELSGLELPDLTLGNAASTATRLTRKRPRRILNVTAFEKCLKSGDVDEDQITNSTDDHSSLSLSSTSLNLKTPFVEVQTEKRGLLRKVSNRRKITEEEFGAAVNKQQIKGASSFVQAQQDLAEVTNSEGFTLGLSKLSEPDITTDIVHCNTALYALPNATTSNFSIVATQDKPTIMASQIQRDMREKVEETRMEGELGKEKSMYLFPNEEEDMARFPLQEEADGGETLKEEARRRTTMLKSEEKKDVAEFLTSLRDDKTVSDEAEEKDAQSEDADNSHPVEDVEAGSQSEEQEFEPSSQTEEEKDEEEVAADSEFQDNTEAEAEEEEDSAPDSQTEEEEEEAHSQSQEDVEAESQSNEDEDVATSQNGDESDGTMEEEEEKQALEQQEHVSEHMGHMLNAPNSALIMPVAEGTETAHRNSTLEMPQPYTNLPDLPEYVTHVDAAYAEYESDKDSFHPPEVMEYSDIGPLEEAAPQESSEQEGEWEEEEDAELPLKTPAFVKEKRNFFLPRPLVSPPVFKDDPSGTSEAVPSAKPKQVRQRKSRSTKKEACLPKNYLMGVFKHFAKTKVSADVYPVLSETMDKYFDRLAEDLETYAVHAKRKTIDVKDAELLLRRQGYVNNKVPVEVLIEKYLRMDQRQLLIPIATKGNVVFPKKPR; encoded by the exons ATGGATACCACGGAGGACCTGTCTGCTCGGGTTTTGCTGAGAAATATTCTCAGCACCGAGCCACCCATGACTCCTATCACCAACAG TGTCCCGCAAGGACCGAATACCAACAGGCAACGGCGCAGCAACAGACTAAGCCAGAGAGATGCCCAAACTCCACAGGACATGCTCAGGCGCAGCCTGAGACAGAAGTTACGCGAG AGTATAACCAGAAAATCCCTGCCTGCCAATAAAAGGAGGACTACCTCAACTCTCAGACAGCCGAACAAGTCTGCCACGACATCAATGCTGTTTAATGAGGGTGACACTCCAAGGCACATACTCATGAACATCCTgcagacag AACCTGTGAAATCCCCTGTGGTTCATGAGAAAGGGGCACCTGAAGACTCAGAGGCACCATCTACCAGCTCCATCTCTAG CATCGAGCTGTCAGGATTGGAGTTGCCTGATTTAACGCTTGGCAATGCAGCAAGCACTGCAACGAGACTGACCAGAAAGAGACCACGCCGGATTCTTAACGTAACAGCATTTGAAAAATGTCTGAAAAGTGGAGATG TTGATGAGGACCAAATTACAAACTCAACAGATGACCATTCCTCACTTTCTTTGAG TTCCACCTCCCTGAATTTAAAAACGCCCTTTGTTGAGGTTCAGACTGAAAAAAGAGGCCTGCTGAGGAAAGTTTCAAACCGTCGGAAAatcacagaagaagaatttGGCGCTGCTGTGAATAAACAGCAGATCAAAG GTGCGAGCAGCTTTGTGCAGGCACAGCAAGATCTTGCTGAGGTTACTAACTCAGAGGGCTTCACTCTGGGTCTAAGCAAACTCAGTGAACCTGACATCACGACTGACATTGTCCACTGTAACACGGCTCTTTATGCCCTGCCCAATGCCACGACCTCCAACTTTTCCATTGTTGCAACTCAGGACAAACCCACTATCATGGCGTCTCAGATTCAGAGGGATATGAGAGAGAAGGTAGAAGAGACGCGTATGGAGGGAGAGCTGGGGAAAGAGAAATCTATGTATCTGTTTCcaaatgaagaggaggacatgGCTCGATTTCCTTTGCAGGAAGAGGCAGATGGAGGTGAAACTCTAAAGGAGGAAGCGAGGAGAAGAACGACCATGTTGAAATCTGAGGAAAAGAAAGATGTAGCTGAATTCCTGACTAGTCTAAGGGATGATAAAACTGTGTCTGACGAAGCTGAAGAAAAAGATGCTCAGAGTGAAGACGCTGACAATTCTCACCCTGTAGAGGATGTGGAAGCAGGGTCTCAATCTGAGGAACAAGAGTTTGAACCAAGCTCTCAGACTGAAGAagagaaagatgaggaggaagttGCAGCTGATTCAGAGTTTCAAGACAACACTGAAGCtgaagcagaagaggaagaggactcTGCACCAGACTCTCAaactgaagaagaggaggaagaagctcACTCCCAGTCTCAAGAAGATGTTGAAGCAGAGTCGCAGTCTAATGAAGATGAGGATGTGGCCACATCTCAGAATGGAGATGAGTCTGATGGGAcaatggaggaggaagaagaaaaacaagcactAGAACAGCAGGAACATGTCTCAGAACACATGGGTCACATGCTTAATGCTCCGAATTCTGCGCTCATTATGCCTGTTGCAGAGGGAACAGAGACAG CCCACCGAAACAGCACCTTGGAAATGCCTCAGCCTTACACGAACCTACCTGACCTGCCTGAATACGTGACCCATGTGGATGCTGCCTATGCAGAGTATGAGTCTGATAAAGACTCCTTTCATCCTCCAGAGGTGATGGAGTATAGTGACATTGGTCCACTGGAAGAGGCTGCTCCTCAGGAGTCTTCAGAACAGGAAGGAGagtgggaggaagaagaggatg CAGAGCTACCGCTCAAGACTCCAGCATTtgtcaaagaaaaaaggaaCTTTTTTCTTCCTCGTCCTCTAGTTTCACCACCTGTTTTTAAAGATGATCCAAG TGGTACGAGTGAAGCTGTACCTTCAGCTAAACCTAAACAGGTGAGGCAGAGAAAGTCAAGGTCAACTAAGAAGGAAGCCTGCCTCCCTAAGAACTACCTTATGGGCGTCTTCAAGCACTTTGCCAAAACAAAGGTCTCAGCTGACGTTTACCCCGTCCTAAGTGAGAC AATGGATAAATACTTTGATCGCCTGGCGGAAGACTTGGAGACGTATGCTGTccatgcaaaaagaaaaacaattgaCGTTAAGGATGCTGAACTTCTGCTGAGAAG gCAGGGTTATGTGAATAACAAGGTGCCAGTGGAGGTACTTATTGAAAAATATCTTCGTATGGATCAGCGACAGCTGCTGATCCCCATCGCGACCAAGGGAAATGTTGTTTTCCCTAAAAAACCGAGGTGA
- the cenpt gene encoding centromere protein T isoform X2, with the protein MDTTEDLSARVLLRNILSTEPPMTPITNSVPQGPNTNRQRRSNRLSQRDAQTPQDMLRRSLRQKLRESITRKSLPANKRRTTSTLRQPNKSATTSMLFNEGDTPRHILMNILQTEPVKSPVVHEKGAPEDSEAPSTSSISSIELSGLELPDLTLGNAASTATRLTRKRPRRILNVTAFEKCLKSGDVDEDQITNSTDDHSSLSLSSTSLNLKTPFVEVQTEKRGLLRKVSNRRKITEEEFGAAVNKQQIKGASSFVQAQQDLAEVTNSEGFTLGLSKLSEPDITTDIVHCNTALYALPNATTSNFSIVATQDKPTIMASQIQRDMREKVEETRMEGELGKEKSMYLFPNEEEDMARFPLQEEADGGETLKEEARRRTTMLKSEEKKDVAEFLTSLRDDKTVSDEAEEKDAQSEDADNSHPVEDVEAGSQSEEQEFEPSSQTEEEKDEEEVAADSEFQDNTEAEAEEEEDSAPDSQTEEEEEEAHSQSQEDVEAESQSNEDEDVATSQNGDESDGTMEEEEEKQALEQQEHVSEHMGHMLNAPNSALIMPVAEGTETAHRNSTLEMPQPYTNLPDLPEYVTHVDAAYAEYESDKDSFHPPEVMEYSDIGPLEEAAPQESSEQEGEWEEEEDELPLKTPAFVKEKRNFFLPRPLVSPPVFKDDPSGTSEAVPSAKPKQVRQRKSRSTKKEACLPKNYLMGVFKHFAKTKVSADVYPVLSETMDKYFDRLAEDLETYAVHAKRKTIDVKDAELLLRRQGYVNNKVPVEVLIEKYLRMDQRQLLIPIATKGNVVFPKKPR; encoded by the exons ATGGATACCACGGAGGACCTGTCTGCTCGGGTTTTGCTGAGAAATATTCTCAGCACCGAGCCACCCATGACTCCTATCACCAACAG TGTCCCGCAAGGACCGAATACCAACAGGCAACGGCGCAGCAACAGACTAAGCCAGAGAGATGCCCAAACTCCACAGGACATGCTCAGGCGCAGCCTGAGACAGAAGTTACGCGAG AGTATAACCAGAAAATCCCTGCCTGCCAATAAAAGGAGGACTACCTCAACTCTCAGACAGCCGAACAAGTCTGCCACGACATCAATGCTGTTTAATGAGGGTGACACTCCAAGGCACATACTCATGAACATCCTgcagacag AACCTGTGAAATCCCCTGTGGTTCATGAGAAAGGGGCACCTGAAGACTCAGAGGCACCATCTACCAGCTCCATCTCTAG CATCGAGCTGTCAGGATTGGAGTTGCCTGATTTAACGCTTGGCAATGCAGCAAGCACTGCAACGAGACTGACCAGAAAGAGACCACGCCGGATTCTTAACGTAACAGCATTTGAAAAATGTCTGAAAAGTGGAGATG TTGATGAGGACCAAATTACAAACTCAACAGATGACCATTCCTCACTTTCTTTGAG TTCCACCTCCCTGAATTTAAAAACGCCCTTTGTTGAGGTTCAGACTGAAAAAAGAGGCCTGCTGAGGAAAGTTTCAAACCGTCGGAAAatcacagaagaagaatttGGCGCTGCTGTGAATAAACAGCAGATCAAAG GTGCGAGCAGCTTTGTGCAGGCACAGCAAGATCTTGCTGAGGTTACTAACTCAGAGGGCTTCACTCTGGGTCTAAGCAAACTCAGTGAACCTGACATCACGACTGACATTGTCCACTGTAACACGGCTCTTTATGCCCTGCCCAATGCCACGACCTCCAACTTTTCCATTGTTGCAACTCAGGACAAACCCACTATCATGGCGTCTCAGATTCAGAGGGATATGAGAGAGAAGGTAGAAGAGACGCGTATGGAGGGAGAGCTGGGGAAAGAGAAATCTATGTATCTGTTTCcaaatgaagaggaggacatgGCTCGATTTCCTTTGCAGGAAGAGGCAGATGGAGGTGAAACTCTAAAGGAGGAAGCGAGGAGAAGAACGACCATGTTGAAATCTGAGGAAAAGAAAGATGTAGCTGAATTCCTGACTAGTCTAAGGGATGATAAAACTGTGTCTGACGAAGCTGAAGAAAAAGATGCTCAGAGTGAAGACGCTGACAATTCTCACCCTGTAGAGGATGTGGAAGCAGGGTCTCAATCTGAGGAACAAGAGTTTGAACCAAGCTCTCAGACTGAAGAagagaaagatgaggaggaagttGCAGCTGATTCAGAGTTTCAAGACAACACTGAAGCtgaagcagaagaggaagaggactcTGCACCAGACTCTCAaactgaagaagaggaggaagaagctcACTCCCAGTCTCAAGAAGATGTTGAAGCAGAGTCGCAGTCTAATGAAGATGAGGATGTGGCCACATCTCAGAATGGAGATGAGTCTGATGGGAcaatggaggaggaagaagaaaaacaagcactAGAACAGCAGGAACATGTCTCAGAACACATGGGTCACATGCTTAATGCTCCGAATTCTGCGCTCATTATGCCTGTTGCAGAGGGAACAGAGACAG CCCACCGAAACAGCACCTTGGAAATGCCTCAGCCTTACACGAACCTACCTGACCTGCCTGAATACGTGACCCATGTGGATGCTGCCTATGCAGAGTATGAGTCTGATAAAGACTCCTTTCATCCTCCAGAGGTGATGGAGTATAGTGACATTGGTCCACTGGAAGAGGCTGCTCCTCAGGAGTCTTCAGAACAGGAAGGAGagtgggaggaagaagaggatg AGCTACCGCTCAAGACTCCAGCATTtgtcaaagaaaaaaggaaCTTTTTTCTTCCTCGTCCTCTAGTTTCACCACCTGTTTTTAAAGATGATCCAAG TGGTACGAGTGAAGCTGTACCTTCAGCTAAACCTAAACAGGTGAGGCAGAGAAAGTCAAGGTCAACTAAGAAGGAAGCCTGCCTCCCTAAGAACTACCTTATGGGCGTCTTCAAGCACTTTGCCAAAACAAAGGTCTCAGCTGACGTTTACCCCGTCCTAAGTGAGAC AATGGATAAATACTTTGATCGCCTGGCGGAAGACTTGGAGACGTATGCTGTccatgcaaaaagaaaaacaattgaCGTTAAGGATGCTGAACTTCTGCTGAGAAG gCAGGGTTATGTGAATAACAAGGTGCCAGTGGAGGTACTTATTGAAAAATATCTTCGTATGGATCAGCGACAGCTGCTGATCCCCATCGCGACCAAGGGAAATGTTGTTTTCCCTAAAAAACCGAGGTGA
- the LOC114452494 gene encoding speckle-type POZ protein — protein sequence MSRVPSPPPPAEMSSGPVAESWCYTQIKVVKFSYMWTINNFSFCREEMGEVIKSSTFSSGANDKLKWCLRVNPKGLDEESKDYLSLYLLLVSCPKAEVRAKFKFSILNAKGEETKAMESQRAYRFVQGKDWGFKKFIRRDFLLDEANGLLPDDKLTLFCEVSVVQDSVNISGQNTMNMVKVPDCRLADELGGLWENSRFTDCCLCVAGQEFQAHKAILAARSPVFSAMFEHEMEESKKNRVEINDVEPEVFKEMMCFIYTDKAPNLDKMADDLLAAADKYALERLKVMCEDALCTSLSVENAAEILILADLHSADQLKTQAVDFINYHAAEVMETAGWKSMVASHPHLVAEAYRSLASAQCPFLGPPRKRLKQS from the exons ATGTCAAGAGTCCCGAGTCCCCCTCCCCCTGCGGAAATGTCCAGCGGGCCTGTGGCCGAGAGCTGGTGCTACACACAG ATCAAAGTGGTGAAGTTCTCTTACATGTGGACCATCAACAACTTCAGCTTCTGCCGTGAGGAGATGGGTGAGGTCATAAAGAgctccaccttctcctctggGGCCAACGACAAACTGAAATG GTGCTTGCGAGTGAATCCCAAAGGCCTGGATGAAGAGAGCAAAGACTACCTGTccctctacctgctgctggtcaGCTGTCCAAAGGCAGAAGTACGGGCCAAGTTCAAGTTCTCTATCCTCAACGCCAAGGGAGAGGAGACCAAAGCCATGG AAAGCCAGCGGGCATATCGCTTTGTCCAAGGGAAAGACTGGGGCTTTAAAAAGTTCATCCGGAGAGACTTCCTCCTAGATGAGGCCAACGGACTTTTACCTGATGACAAACTCACTCTTTTCTGTGAG GTGAGTGTGGTGCAAGACTCTGTCAACATATCGGGGCAGAACACTATGAATATGGTGAAGGTGCCTGACTGCCGGCTAGCAGATGAGCTTGGTGGCCTGTGGGAGAACTCCCGCTTTACagactgctgcctgtgtgtggcCGGCCAGGAGTTTCAAGCCCACAAAGCCATCCTGGCAG CACGTTCCCCTGTATTCAGCGCCATGTTTGAGCACGAGATGGAGGAAAGCAAAAAG AACCGGGTGGAGATCAATGACGTAGAGCCCGAGGTCTTCAAGGAGATGATGTGCTTCATTTACACAGACAAGGCTCCCAATCTGGACAAGATGGCTGACGACCTGCTTGCAGCAGCTGATAAG TATGCTCTGGAGAGACTGAAGGTCATGTGCGAGGACGCGCTGTGTACcagtctgtctgtggaaaaCGCAGCTGAGATCCTCATCCTTGCTGACCTGCACAGCGCTGACCAGCTCAAAACGCAGGCCGTCGACTTCATCAACTA CCATGCTGCAGAGGTGATGGAGACAGCAGGTTGGAAGTCCATGGTAGCGTCTCATCCACACCTGGTGGCCGAAGCATACCGCTCCCTGGCTTCGGCACAGTGCCCTTTCCTCGGACCCCCACGCAAGCGCCTCAAACAGTCCTAA
- the LOC114451640 gene encoding neurexophilin-1-like, which yields MFVWILLNGTFCLVVLGQQQIHSSIPSTERASPELNTTHRVSAQKVWLLQTRSKNPQKPLTPRSKQGLWERVEGNPKSPSNPSLKIKLQPITKVHGTSKLSRTFGWGDFYSNIKTVKLNLLIMGKVVDHGNGSLGVYFRHNTTGVGNVSVSLVPPMKEVEFDLERQSVVNPKDSKTFNCRVDYEKTERNKKVMLCNYDPSKTCAHEQTQSHVTWMCSKPFQVICVYVSFYSTDYRLVQKVCPEYSTQSPVYMPKG from the exons ATGTTTGTATGGATTCTTCTGaatggaaccttttgtttgg TTGTTCTTGGCCAACAGCAAATACACAGCAGCATCCCTTCCACCGAGAGAGCATCACCTGAACTCAACACAACCCACAGAGTCTCTGCACAGAAGGTCTGGCTGCTTCAGACCAGAAGTAAAAATCCCCAAAAGCCCTTGACCCCTCGTTCAAAGCAGGGACTGTGGGAGAGAGTTGAAGGGAACCCAAAGTCACCCTCCAACCCGTCCTTAAAGATAAAGCTCCAACCTATCACGAAAGTTCATGGAACATCTAAACTGTCCCGGACATTTGGTTGGGGAGACTTTTATTCAAATATCAAGACAGTCAAACTGAATTTGCTGATAATGGGAAAGGTTGTGGATCATGGGAACGGTTCACTCGGGGTCTACTTCCGCCACAACACCACAGGTGTGGGCAACGTGTCGGTCAGTCTTGTCCCGCCTATGAAAGAGGTGGAGTTCGACCTAGAGCGCCAAAGTGTGGTCAACCCCAAAGACTCCAAGACGTTCAACTGCAGGGTGGACTACGAGAAGACGGAGCGCAACAAAAAGGTGATGTTGTGCAACTACGACCCGTCAAAGACGTGCGCTCATGAACAGACCCAGAGCCACGTCACCTGGATGTGCTCCAAACCTTTCCAGGTTATCTGCGTCTACGTGTCTTTTTACAGCACGGACTACAGACTGGTTCAGAAAGTCTGTCCAGAATACAGCACCCAGAGTCCAGTTTACATGCCCAAAGGTTAA